The Pseudomonadota bacterium genome contains a region encoding:
- a CDS encoding diacylglycerol kinase family lipid kinase, whose amino-acid sequence MAAREPHLALALLPPGLPRGLVHRHPLDPQRPHFVSDAQSAAPQGPCERDAAVVLMNASAVSKRTQAQVEERIGRLLPACRVLRSQAPGDIERLAALARDSGAGRVIVVGGDGTIHEAANALAGSATALAVVPAGSGNDFVRSLGIPRAIDAALACAVSGMVSALDAIRVTCLDGAGSPVSRICVNIAEAGMGAEVVALSERTRRFAGRTLGYHAALAIRLFTARPKPVRLWVDGIEVPERPLNNLIVANGRYFGGGMHPMPHAALDDGRLDAARIRDLGPLGLLWHSPLIQIGLPAEHPFIDQWTLQELRAEAEGVVPVEADGEMLGQLPATFAVMPGALRVVCPGTHRRPERTHRS is encoded by the coding sequence CTGGCCTACCTCGCGGCCTCGTTCATCGTCACCCTCTCGACCCCCAACGACCGCACTTCGTGAGCGACGCGCAATCTGCTGCGCCCCAGGGTCCCTGCGAGAGAGACGCTGCCGTGGTGCTCATGAACGCCTCGGCCGTCTCCAAGCGCACGCAAGCGCAGGTGGAGGAGCGCATCGGCAGGCTGCTGCCCGCGTGCCGCGTGCTGCGCTCACAGGCGCCCGGCGACATTGAGCGTCTGGCGGCGCTGGCGCGCGACAGCGGCGCAGGCCGGGTGATCGTGGTCGGAGGTGACGGCACGATACACGAGGCGGCCAATGCCCTGGCCGGCTCGGCCACTGCTCTCGCCGTGGTGCCCGCGGGCTCGGGCAACGACTTCGTGCGCAGCCTGGGCATCCCGCGCGCCATCGACGCAGCGCTGGCGTGCGCGGTGAGCGGCATGGTGAGCGCCCTCGATGCGATCCGCGTCACGTGCCTCGATGGTGCGGGAAGTCCCGTGAGCCGGATCTGCGTGAACATCGCCGAAGCGGGAATGGGGGCTGAGGTGGTGGCGCTGTCCGAGCGCACGCGACGTTTCGCGGGGCGCACCCTGGGCTATCACGCGGCGCTCGCCATCCGACTGTTCACGGCGAGGCCGAAGCCGGTGCGCCTGTGGGTAGACGGGATCGAGGTGCCCGAACGCCCGCTCAACAACCTCATCGTCGCAAACGGGCGCTACTTCGGCGGTGGAATGCACCCCATGCCGCACGCGGCGCTCGATGACGGACGCCTCGACGCGGCGCGCATCCGCGATCTCGGCCCCCTCGGTCTGCTGTGGCACAGCCCGCTGATTCAGATCGGGCTGCCCGCCGAGCACCCGTTCATCGACCAGTGGACGCTCCAGGAGCTGCGCGCGGAAGCAGAAGGCGTGGTGCCCGTGGAGGCCGATGGCGAGATGCTCGGGCAGCTGCCTGCCACCTTCGCGGTGATGCCCGGCGCGCTGCGCGTCGTGTGCCCTGGAACGCACCGACGGCCAGAAAGGACGCATCGATCTTGA